In a genomic window of Ralstonia nicotianae:
- a CDS encoding polyprenyl synthetase family protein, protein MSDFAHWMASVVARTESALERALPGESVAPQRLHAAMRYATLGAGKRVRPLLAHAAGALGEASPEALDGVSCAVEMIHAYSLVHDDMPCMDDDDLRRGRPTVHRAYDEATALLVGDALQTQAFIALAELGAVSPATRAGLVGELARASGSLGMAGGQAIDLQSVGVALSQDALETMHRMKTGALLRASLRMGALCAGVNAAALEQVDAYAGAVGLAFQVVDDILDVTADTATLGKTAGKDEANDKPTYVSILGLERARALADALHAAAGAAVAQLSRELGEARTARLAGMADLIVWRGH, encoded by the coding sequence ATGAGCGATTTCGCCCACTGGATGGCCTCCGTCGTTGCACGGACGGAAAGCGCGCTCGAACGCGCCCTGCCCGGCGAATCGGTCGCGCCGCAGCGCCTGCATGCGGCGATGCGCTATGCCACGCTGGGGGCGGGCAAGCGGGTCCGCCCCCTGCTCGCGCATGCTGCCGGGGCGCTGGGCGAGGCATCGCCCGAGGCGCTGGACGGCGTGAGCTGCGCGGTGGAGATGATCCACGCCTATTCGCTGGTCCACGACGACATGCCCTGCATGGACGACGATGACCTGCGCCGAGGTCGCCCCACGGTGCATCGCGCCTATGATGAAGCGACGGCGCTGCTGGTCGGCGACGCTTTGCAGACCCAGGCCTTCATCGCGCTGGCCGAGCTGGGCGCGGTGAGCCCGGCCACGCGCGCCGGACTGGTCGGCGAGTTGGCGCGCGCGTCGGGTTCGCTCGGCATGGCGGGCGGGCAGGCGATCGATCTGCAGAGCGTGGGCGTGGCCCTGTCGCAGGACGCGCTGGAGACCATGCACCGCATGAAGACCGGCGCGCTGCTGCGGGCAAGCCTGCGCATGGGCGCCCTGTGCGCCGGCGTGAATGCCGCGGCGCTGGAACAGGTGGACGCCTACGCGGGCGCGGTCGGACTGGCATTCCAGGTGGTCGACGACATTCTCGACGTGACGGCCGACACCGCCACGCTGGGCAAGACCGCCGGCAAGGACGAGGCCAACGACAAGCCGACCTATGTGTCGATCCTCGGCCTGGAGCGCGCGCGGGCGCTGGCCGATGCGTTGCATGCCGCGGCGGGCGCGGCGGTGGCGCAGCTGTCCCGCGAACTGGGTGAAGCGCGCACCGCCAGGCTGGCCGGGATGGCCGACCTGATCGTGTGGCGTGGCCACTGA
- the dxs gene encoding 1-deoxy-D-xylulose-5-phosphate synthase, translated as MTYELLNTIDAPAELRRLDRRQLGTLADELRAFVLESVAQTGGHLSSNLGTVELTIALHYVFNTPDDRIVWDVGHQSYPHKILTGRREQMATLRQLDGISGFPRRSESPYDTFGTAHSSTSISAALGMALGAKTQGENRVAIAVIGDGAMSAGMAFEAMNNAGVYRNLPLVVVLNDNDMSISPPVGALNRYLARLMSGQFYAATKKGVEKLLSVAPPVLEFAKRFEEHAKGMLVPATMFEEFGFNYIGPIDGHDLESLVPTLQNIRQRALEGGRPQFLHVVTKKGQGYKLAEADPILYHGPGKFNPQEGIKPAARPAKVSYTQVFGQWLCDMAAADKRLVGITPAMREGSGMVEFEQRFPDRYYDVGIAEQHAVTFAGGLACEGLKPVVAIYSTFLQRGYDQLIHDVALQNLPVVFALDRAGLVGADGATHAGAYDMAYLRCIPNMMVMAPADENECRQLLSTAFAQDCPTAVRYPRGAGTGVVVQPTLEPLPVGKAEVRRASTAPAGQRVVILAFGSMVAPAAAAAERLDATVVNMRFVKPLDAACVLEMARTHDYVVTVEEGCVMGGAGSACLEALAAAGVATPVLQLGLPDRFVDHGDHAALLAQCGLDANGILASIRERFAVQPRAVQPRVA; from the coding sequence ATGACGTACGAACTTCTGAACACCATCGACGCTCCGGCCGAGCTACGCCGCCTGGACCGTCGCCAGCTCGGCACCCTGGCCGATGAGCTGCGCGCCTTCGTGCTCGAATCCGTCGCGCAGACGGGGGGCCACCTGTCGTCGAATCTGGGCACGGTCGAGCTGACCATCGCGCTGCACTACGTCTTCAACACGCCGGACGATCGCATCGTGTGGGACGTCGGTCACCAGAGCTATCCGCACAAGATCCTGACCGGCCGCCGCGAGCAGATGGCGACACTGCGCCAACTGGACGGCATCTCCGGTTTCCCGCGCCGCAGCGAGAGCCCGTACGACACCTTCGGCACCGCGCATTCCTCCACCTCGATCTCCGCCGCGCTGGGCATGGCGCTGGGCGCCAAGACGCAGGGCGAGAACCGCGTCGCCATCGCCGTGATCGGCGACGGGGCGATGAGCGCGGGCATGGCCTTCGAGGCGATGAACAACGCCGGTGTCTATCGAAACCTGCCGCTGGTGGTGGTGCTCAACGACAACGACATGTCGATCTCGCCGCCGGTGGGCGCGCTCAACCGCTACCTGGCGCGGTTGATGAGCGGCCAGTTCTACGCCGCCACCAAGAAGGGCGTGGAGAAGCTGCTGTCGGTGGCGCCGCCGGTGCTGGAGTTCGCCAAGCGCTTCGAGGAGCACGCCAAGGGCATGCTGGTGCCGGCGACGATGTTCGAGGAATTCGGCTTCAACTACATCGGGCCGATCGACGGGCACGATCTCGAATCCCTGGTGCCGACGCTGCAGAACATCCGCCAGCGCGCGCTGGAGGGCGGCCGGCCGCAGTTCCTGCACGTGGTGACCAAGAAGGGGCAGGGCTACAAGCTGGCCGAGGCCGATCCGATCCTTTATCACGGCCCGGGCAAGTTCAATCCGCAGGAAGGCATCAAGCCCGCCGCGCGCCCGGCCAAGGTGTCCTACACGCAGGTGTTCGGCCAGTGGCTGTGCGACATGGCCGCCGCCGACAAGCGTCTGGTCGGTATCACGCCCGCCATGCGCGAGGGCTCGGGCATGGTGGAGTTCGAGCAGCGCTTCCCCGACCGCTATTACGACGTCGGCATCGCTGAGCAGCACGCTGTCACCTTCGCCGGTGGCCTAGCGTGCGAGGGCCTCAAGCCGGTGGTCGCCATCTATTCGACCTTCCTGCAGCGCGGCTACGACCAGCTGATCCACGACGTGGCGCTGCAGAACCTGCCGGTGGTGTTCGCGCTGGACCGCGCGGGCCTGGTCGGCGCGGACGGCGCGACGCATGCCGGCGCCTACGACATGGCCTACCTGCGCTGCATCCCCAACATGATGGTGATGGCGCCGGCCGACGAGAACGAGTGCCGCCAGCTGCTCAGCACGGCGTTCGCCCAGGACTGCCCGACGGCGGTGCGCTATCCGCGCGGTGCCGGCACGGGCGTGGTGGTGCAGCCGACGCTGGAGCCGCTGCCGGTGGGCAAGGCCGAGGTGCGCCGCGCGTCCACCGCACCGGCGGGCCAGCGCGTGGTGATCCTGGCTTTCGGTTCGATGGTCGCGCCGGCCGCCGCCGCCGCCGAGCGCCTGGATGCCACCGTGGTCAACATGCGCTTCGTCAAGCCGCTGGACGCGGCCTGCGTGCTGGAGATGGCACGCACCCACGATTATGTGGTCACAGTGGAAGAGGGTTGCGTGATGGGCGGCGCCGGCAGCGCCTGCCTGGAGGCGCTTGCCGCCGCCGGGGTGGCCACGCCGGTGCTGCAGCTGGGCTTGCCCGACCGCTTCGTCGATCACGGCGATCATGCGGCGCTGCTGGCGCAGTGCGGGCTGGACGCCAACGGCATCCTGGCGTCGATCCGCGAGCGCTTTGCGGTGCAGCCGCGCGCGGTGCAACCGCGTGTGGCGTAA